The following proteins are encoded in a genomic region of Maribacter hydrothermalis:
- a CDS encoding RagB/SusD family nutrient uptake outer membrane protein, producing the protein MKKYLYILLATVALSACESELELESPSELTSAGFWETEEGVKTAHTGLYANLRSSAQDFWLLGEIRSDIWGGRTYESADNINLIESNFTEATAPFGGWAGLYTRIHRINDFLANAPNVTFINEGEKAHLMGQAYGLRALYYYTLLKTWGGVPIILEPVGAIDPTDLSKARSSQEEVMNLIKSDIDASLTAFGSDDSFWVDSKNFWSKAATLTLKGDVYIWSGNLLDGGTADLNEAKTALQQVASFGVGLENDIPSLWGVGNEGNSEFIFALQYKQDEASNFYNSLTGRSTEINPQFDDDGNSMMDFIIAGANRYGQSEKTILLLDDNDDSRKDATFIRLYTNDNGGLGYPSYNEPVYFGSVFNKFLGQVIGSERIFENDVPVYRYADVLLLLAEAKNLLNEDPTNEINLIRERAYGANYDVIVHGFTNGSQIDNANAILDERYKEFVGEGKRWWDLRRAGNSFVFDNVEFLSPGDEYKLLLPITTDMLGRNPALVQTPGYN; encoded by the coding sequence ATGAAAAAATATTTATACATATTATTAGCTACCGTTGCTTTGAGTGCATGCGAAAGTGAGCTCGAATTAGAAAGTCCCAGTGAGTTGACCTCTGCAGGTTTTTGGGAAACTGAAGAAGGCGTAAAAACCGCACATACTGGTTTATATGCCAATTTAAGATCATCTGCCCAAGATTTTTGGTTATTGGGAGAAATTAGAAGCGATATTTGGGGAGGAAGAACATATGAGTCTGCCGATAATATTAACTTGATAGAATCTAATTTTACTGAAGCAACTGCACCTTTTGGCGGGTGGGCAGGTTTGTATACAAGAATACACCGTATTAATGATTTCTTGGCTAATGCACCAAACGTAACCTTTATTAACGAGGGTGAAAAGGCACACTTAATGGGGCAAGCTTATGGTCTAAGAGCATTATATTACTATACACTGTTAAAAACATGGGGTGGTGTTCCAATTATTTTAGAACCTGTTGGTGCAATAGACCCAACTGATTTAAGTAAGGCTCGGTCTTCACAAGAAGAAGTAATGAATTTAATAAAGTCGGATATAGATGCTTCTTTAACTGCCTTTGGTTCTGACGATAGTTTTTGGGTAGATAGTAAAAACTTCTGGTCTAAAGCAGCAACACTTACCCTTAAAGGGGACGTTTATATTTGGTCTGGAAACTTGCTAGACGGCGGTACTGCAGATTTAAATGAAGCAAAAACGGCATTACAGCAAGTAGCTTCTTTTGGTGTGGGATTAGAAAATGATATTCCTAGTTTATGGGGCGTTGGAAACGAAGGGAATAGTGAGTTTATTTTCGCCTTGCAGTACAAACAAGATGAAGCATCTAACTTTTATAACAGTTTAACAGGCCGAAGTACTGAAATTAACCCACAATTTGATGATGACGGTAATTCTATGATGGATTTTATTATTGCAGGAGCAAACAGATATGGCCAGTCTGAGAAGACCATTTTGTTGTTAGACGATAACGATGATAGTCGTAAAGATGCAACTTTTATAAGATTATATACAAATGATAATGGAGGATTAGGATACCCGTCGTATAATGAACCTGTATATTTTGGTTCTGTCTTTAATAAGTTCTTAGGTCAGGTAATTGGTTCAGAACGAATATTTGAAAACGATGTACCTGTATATAGATATGCAGATGTTCTGTTACTTTTGGCAGAAGCAAAAAATCTTTTAAATGAAGACCCAACGAACGAAATAAATTTAATTCGTGAAAGAGCATACGGAGCTAATTACGATGTGATCGTTCACGGCTTTACAAATGGTTCACAAATAGATAATGCGAATGCTATTTTAGACGAACGTTATAAAGAATTTGTTGGAGAAGGCAAAAGATGGTGGGATTTAAGAAGAGCCGGTAACAGTTTCGTTTTTGATAATGTTGAATTTTTGTCTCCAGGTGATGAGTATAAATTATTGTTACCTATTACAACTGATATGTTAGGTAGAAACCCGGCATTGGTTCAAACACCAGGGTATAATTAA